GACACACGGATTCAGATTGTGAACAAATTTGTTAAAAATTTAAACTGGAATATATTTTCCTGTGCATCTCGAATCAGTTAAAAAAGTTGATTACATTTTCTATTCTTTATAAATGGGGATCACCTTAATATTTTTGCGAGCAGCAGGCGTATTTTATTGATATGTTGTACCAGAGTTAGcttgaagctaaagctaacatcTTGGCAGGTCACAAGTAAAACATACGCACAGTGACAGAACAGCACTGAGCAAACTAGACAAACATGACTCATGAGATGAAGTTACAGAGTAgtacatcacacacataaacacacacacacacacacacacaagatacatcagcatcagctgtattttaaacaaattatGTGGGTCTCTAAAATGTGATTATTCATCTATATATCTGTAAATATGCTGATATCAGTGTCTCCATCCTCTGGAGTGTTGTTGCAGTTTGATGATTTGCCACCAGGTGTCAGCCTTTGTTTATCCTCCATATGGCTTGTTTATATAACTTCAGTGGGCTTCTCTCAACAGTCATGTGTTATATAATGTTGCTTGCTAAGATTAGAAAATAGGTGTTAAatcagtctgtgtgtattttgtgtttccAGCTTCATGCAGAAATCGTGACAgtgtttgtctgaaaatgtgtttgtgtacatttgtAGTGTATATACTGTGCAAGCATGGCACTGTGCCACTGTGAGCATACAGATAAgaatgtgtgttgtgtctgcgatgtgtgcttgtgtgtggtgtgtgtgtgtgtgtatatacccCTCTTCTTAAATACTTCTCGCGTTCCCCCTCTATCCCGAATGGGACAGCAGGTGAGCAGAAGCTTGGCTAGAACGTTGCCTGTGCTGTTTTGAACCAACTGGCTGCCTCGGAGGGGTTGTCAGTCATCACAACCTTTCCCATTTCACCCAACAGCACTACAGCCGCTGTGGCCCCAGCTTCACTTTTTACTCGAATGATATGGACAAATACAGTTTGTTGTCCAGTTCTTAAATGCTGGCTGTATTTGTCACAATCATTTTTGGACGATTTCACATGTACTTTATGTGTATTCCTCAGTTTTTGGCCGATGTCACCGACTGATACACCGAGAAAATTTTGTTAATTTGATTAAGCTGATTATTAATAggctccttctccctcctgtCCTTCAAGTCAGGACTTGTCATCAGCTCTTTTTGTCCATGTCTAACCGATTGATACAGTCTGCAATGTCATTCTCATCTTACTCCAATATTTATCTATCTCATTTCCCCGTAACAGCAGAACCCCCTCTCTAACCCTCACTGTCCAGATAATACTCTATTGGGTTTCCATAATAAACCTGCTTTAATGTAACATGGTCACATGACAGAGGACAGGTGATTCTTATAAGCCTGTCACCTGTGAATGGACCTGGCCCAGATCTATTTTCTCTAAAATAAAGTCAATGGTATTTCAGACGCTTGTATTCAATGAGCAAACCTCAGTCATGTCCATTGACggacttttctttttatcccTCAGCACCTGCATGTCTGATCAACCCAACCTGACTACTAactattttcacatttctcacaGGGTATAGCtactgtgtttttgtatgtctgtgtgtatgtttgtgtgttgatttGTCTGTTcagatatgtatatatatatatgtgtgtgtgtgtgtgtgtgtgtgtttattaatatgcagtgtgtgtggcagctTTTTACAGGCATAACTAAACGCAGTAAGGATATGGCAATCGGAAAGAAATGAGTGAACATGCATTATGGTCGAGTTAGGATTCAGAAttgcttttttcatgttttgcagGTTATTTTTTGCTGATATTTCCTTTTCGTTTTCTTCTCATGAAAGCAATGATTTTACCATGAACAATCCAGGACAAAACCAGGAGTCtagcattttaaatgaaatattttctgATCTGAAATATACTTTAACAAGGATATACGAACAAGACAAATACATTAACCACTCTGAGAAACTGAGCACTAAATGCAGAGACAAGTGAATGATTGTGGTTCAGACACTGCTATGCCAGCTAATCGCCACTAGGTGGCAATAAGCTGGCCGTGAATGAATGGATAAGCGATGAAGATGTTAGTAATGGTTTTTCTGGATACATAAGGTTCTTCAAGAACTCTATAAAATAATCTATACAATACTGCTGAATAATACagtagtgtttgtttttacgTACGTATTCTCgtgtgctgtgaaatgaaaaatcttTCTCTTGGctaaataatagtaataataacatgaaCTATAATAACTACCAGGTGGACTAGTGGTCCACGTGGTAACAATTGTTCTTCTTCCGGTGACCAGTGTATCATTCAAGCGCATTTCATCTTTGTTTGCACCCTGTCGCTGTttaaaagggggaaaaaacactACAAGATTTTGACAAGATTAAGCAACATTAGAAATCCAAGATGCAAATTCCACGTGATCGTTGGGACAACTATAAACCTGATTAGTTTAGGAAATCTACCTGAAATATTGTAGTGTACTTCATCCGTCATCCAAGCATCATTACTGGCTCGTGATACAACCATTATCCTTGTAGGTGGCTCCATTTAGTGTCATTCACATGGAATAATGATGACCTCTCACGACTCTCCGTGAGTGTGTCTGTTATTGCATTGTCTCCTGTGCCAGGCCTGATGAGCCACACGACCACAAACACTAGTTAAACATGAGCCAGCAGCGTAATCAGCATTAAGGCTGGTGGTGCAGCAGAAGATAATAACATTTAAGTGCTGCTGAGATGTGGGCTGATGTCGTTAGAAGCATCAGAACAAACAGAGGACTTTCGATTGTAATAAATATGCTCAGGTGCTTCAGATGTTGATTGGGCTGCGGCTTGATCTCTGTTCTCTGAGTGCCTCTGGAACATTTGTTTAAAATCGATGAGACCTTTTAAGTGACACAGTATCACATGATAATGCAATAACTGTTGAAAAGTAGATCATCCACAATACTCGAGTTCATTTCCAGGACAAACTCATAACTGCATCTTACTGTAGAATCCATTTACATCCTACACATATCTTCATGTGACCCTCACGATCCTAGCTATACTGTATATCTACCTCCATGTTATAGTGAGGATCTCCTCTGAACTGTGAGTATGGTAAACCTGTAATAAAACCTGAAATATTCATGTGCCGgtaagaaatgtaaaatgtattaagtATGACTAAACCTGCTATGGCATTATCTACAGCacactgaaattaaatttgaGGTATGAAAAGTCAATTAGTTTGGGTAACAACATCTCAAACATCTATTCTTTTCCACCAgttaagtgttttatttttttttgtaatgtgtaatgtgttgTGTCGGGAGCaagccctcctctctctcccagtaTTACCTGAGCATGCTCTGGCATTTACAGTTTCTACCTGCCCAAGAGGTTCTCTGACTGCAACGTGGAGGAGTACCATAACTTTCTTAACAGTGGCGGAGGAGCTTGTCTGTTCAACAAACCTCTGAAGGTACATCACACTCACAGATAAATAGTCACACATACAGGACCAGTGTCTCTTTAGGAGTTTGAATGTTCATTCTgcccttttcctccttcagctgtTGGACCCTCCGGTGTGTGGAAATGGCTTCGTGGAGCCAGGAGAGGAGTGTGACTGTGGCAGCCCAGCGGTAAGTTCCAGATGAGACTGGATagatgctaataataataagaagaatagTGGCAATAATATAGGACATgcaagtgctttacaacaacaaaatcacatgcaccaagtgctttaCATCTAATGACACAGAATGAACATAGAAGCTgttgttaaaaaatgaatagaaaataagaCGAAGCAGAAACCTCATTGataataacagcaaaatgagataaagataaagataattATACTGTTTGAGAGATGAGATAATACGTGGAAACAATTTGCAACAAGTCAAAAGAAGACATCTGTGAGCAGCttcttgtttgtctttcaggagtgtgccagagagggagggacCTGCTGTAACAAGTGCACCCTGACCCAGGGCTCCAAGTGTAGTGACGGACTCTGCTGCAACAACTGCCAGGTACAGAACACACCACAGCTACGCCTGTCATCCTCTGCTGGGGTGTCGTATCCGGTAAAATAGAGGTTCAACTACGCATGATGCCCGGTTGGAGGAAGAGTCCCGAAAGAGTATGCCTTTTATGGTCTTCAAGTGGCTGGTTTTGAAACAGCTAACAAAGAGAAGTTGCTCATGATTACAGTAGAGATGCTGTAAATCTGAGACCAACACGAACAAGTGACAACAAGTTTCAGCTACTTTTTCCCTGAACGtacaaaaccaaaaatgccTGTTTAAAAGTCCTAAACAGCCACATAAGACTCTCAAGTATCTCaacatgaatgaataattgattgTTGAGTTGTGGACGGGTACACAGACACGCCATAGATGTAGTTGCTTCATCTTTATCGTATGCTGCTACAGATGGAGTTCATGGGAGTTGTGTGCAGAGATGCAGTGAATGACTGCGACATCCCGGAAAACTGCACAGGCAACTCCAGTCAGGTGAGCACGAGCTTCCCCCAAACGGAGCTATAAACTTAATATTGGCTCACACGGTTTGTCAcggtgaggtttttttttttttttattgtttgtgttttgcagtgtcCACAAAATGTGCACAAGATGGATGGCTACACGTGCGAAAAGGACCAGGTGAGATGTTTGACAAATGGGTCTTACTGTATTTtacattcaaaaaagaaaaaaaagctttacttCTGCACAGGTGTTATTTTTTGAGACCATATTTCTCTCTGCAGGGTCGCTGCTTCAATGGAAGGTGCAAAACCAAAGACAGACAGTGCAAGTACATTTGGGGAGAGAGTAAGTGTAGTTTTCCTATGTGCAAATCAGTTGCACAACAAATCTGAACATGCTTCCAGGATGAAACACCTGTGGTAGAGATAAAGTCACTAAGCCGCAGATCTTGCTCATCGTGTTTTGTTGTGTCTCCCACAGAGGCGACAGCGGCCGACAAGTTTTGCTACGAGAAGTTAAACATTGAAGGGACGGAGAAAGGCAACTGCGGGAAGGACAAAGACACCTGGATCCAGTGTAACAAACAGTGAGCCGGCCCTTTCTCAACCCTGCACAGTTCTGTGATCATCTCATGTTGCTCTCCGTGATCGTTTGATGCGTCTTTGGATTTCAGGGATGTTCACTGTGGGTACCTGCTCTGCTCCAACATCTCACCTGCTCCGCGACTGGGAGAGCTGCAGGGAGGGCTGACCTCTTTCTCAGTAGCCCGACACAGTGCTTCTCTGGACTGCAGGTACACATCACTGAGGAAAAACACTTCCTAAAATACTTATAGCCCAAACCAGCAGCCTAAAAAGACGGTTTGTGATGTGTCCTTCATCTCTGGACTAGTTTTGTTCCCTGGTTCTGTGCCTCCAGCAGTCACAATAATACTGTGCACAGCTCATAATAAGACCTGCAGAAGCTCATGGCCACTGTACTGTGTTAGCAGACAATGGCCTCATGTATTTTATTCCAACACTTATGTGAATTCAACACAGTCTTTCTCACGTGAAGCGCGGTGTTTGTTGTTCAGCGGTGCTCACGTGCTGATCGATGGAGACACCGACCTGGGATACGTCGAGGATGGGACGGCCTGCGGGACAGACCGCGTCTGTTTCAATCACAAGTGTCTCCCCATCCAGCAGTTCAACTTCAGCACCTGCCCCGGGACCACCGACAAGACCGTCTGCTCTGGACAtggggtacacacacacatacagtgaacacacacacagatacacacacacgctaacactGTTATACTGGCTTTCTGATGTATTGACTTGGTATTACCATAATatcagtgtcagtgctgctaGCATGTCTGTCCTCCACAGTGTTAAGTCCTTATAGTGACTATTCTGTCACACGACATCTATCTTGAGCCACACTTGAATTTAAACTTAAGAAACAATTTAGGAAAGCTAATTTTCAATAATTCAATAACCTCGTCAATTAAATCCTGATATACATTAATACCCCTTTTTTAGGTCCCAAAAGTGTCAATTATTCACAGTATCAAAATGGTTTATAAGGTTCTTTAATGAAGTTTTATGGCCATTATATCTGTCTGAGAGGTACGAATATCAAATATTTCTGACCATGAGGTTGAGAAAGAATAATTTGCTCAGGTTGGGACATAATGTAACATCGAATTTGCTTGACTGAGCTTGCTAACAATAATGTTACTAACTAAATAAGCAATTAACTTagctttttgcttgtttttatttctgattatCAGCATAAACTGATATCAGGCTAATCTGAGCCATAATGCACATATACAGCAAGGCTTCGATGTATAAATCTGAAACCTTGCGGTTATGGGACAGacagtctgtttttcttcttgctgtAGGTGTGCAGTAAtgagctgaaatgtgtgtgttacctgggCTGGGCAGGAGAGGACTGTAACTCCACGTCTCCTCTCAGTTATCTCGTGGTGGGACCCACTGCCTCAGTTTCAGGTAGACATGTGTAACGCTCTCACCGCTTGTTGCCGCCGTCCACATCTCTCTTCATCTCACATCTCCTGTCTTCTCCATTCATTCTTCTCTGCTTTCCCGTACCTCTCGACTCTGTTCATCCCACTTCATCTCCTTCAGTTCCTCCTTTGAAACCCTTCCCATTCACAATTGTTACGTTGAATATTTCAAGcttattttaatgcttttttgttgcatttcttattattttagCTTCCGTGTTGGGTTCATGtctgctcattaaaaacagctgcatttgtATTCACTGAACCATGCATgtcattctttttgtttgtcattattttcacaCTCATTCTTTGTCGACAGGCTGATGTCTTTGACGGAGTGACTTGAGGTCAGATTTGAGTTCCTTTTCATTGTATTTGTCCTGTCTTTAATGTCATTTCctggtcctcctcctctctcaccccACCGTCAGCTCACCTCGGTCGGTTGTTTCTGACTATTATTGAGTTAGAAAATAAgcttttctttaatgttttccTGAATAGGAACCTACTGCACATGTAAGTTCCCCTCAGAGTCGTGCTGAGGGGTGACAGCAGTTTGGTTGTTCTCAGTTTTGTCCCCCCTGTTCTCCTTTTACACTTTTCCTGctaaatgtaatgtgtttttgtgttctgctgcagtGCTCTGTGGTTTGTGTATCCCCTTGTGTCCACATGACTCAGGAAACAAGTGACACACTGCTAATTAACACACATGCGGCCccccactctcctctcctcctctgtctcaggTATCACCAGTACCAACATCATCGTCGGGGCCATCATAGGGtccatcctcttcctcgccCTCATACTGGCTGTTACAGCCTGGTGTTACAAGTGAGTTTCCCTACAGCCTGCACGTGCGATGTTTCATATCAGTGGTGGTCGCCCCCCCACCAGGGGCTGCTGGGAGAAATCTGAGTAGTTGTGACTCATGAAATGattaacatgaaaaacacagaattatgtttattttttcagactttcccctttttcatttgtgtgacTTATTCAGTAGTTTTAAATCTGTCTTTGGTGGAAATGGCCACGATAAACATGCATTCAAAGTTATATCATTGCTGGACTGATGATGTTTGTACTTCTCTTCACAGGAGCTACAAGCAGAGACGCTATGTTGAGTCTGAGGTTCAACGAAGATTCTGCCGGTTTGCTCAGTTTGACTCTGTTATCAATGTGTTGCATTCAAGCTGATTTTGCATGACAGAGCTATGGTGTGTTATGTGCTGTGTTTTGAGAGTTATttctcttaaacacacactaacaaaaaCCCTCAATAATGTTTTTCATATTGACACAGTGGTTTTAAGTCTAGGGTTTTTTAAAGTATTTGAATGCAAGAGACGTCGTTACTTCTTCCTCTTTTAAACCAGATTTACGTCATTATACTGATGGCACTGCTGTTCAACTGTAGTGGGAGAAATACATCAGGTTCAATAGATTTTAATGCAATACTGGCACAAGATATGCTCCGTGCTGAGTGCTCACAGCTCAATGCAACGACTGAACATCTGTTTTCAGCGAGTTGTGGAGAGTCTTtctggaaaatgacaaaatcgAAGTGAATGTTATGCACAGCAGGTTGAAGAGGtttcaacaaaaaagtaaaTTCTTAAAGTaagaacaaaaataatttgTCGAACATCATTAGTTAGTACTAAATAAGTTTAAGAATATCTCAAAGTGGATTTTTCCTGTAATTACTGTTGCTTGCTGTTTGAAAGCATTCTTCTGCATTTCCAGGCAAATGCCCCCAGGTGACTATGTAACAAAGCCTGGGGACGCAGACTCATTTTACAGTGACATGCCTCCGGGTGTCAGCACAAACTCCGGCTGCAGCTCCAAGAAGAGGTCAGCTTGCCTGTCGCACCTGCAGATTTGCACCCTGTCCTTCACCCCCTCCATCCCATCCATTTCTCAGAACATCTCACTGTTTGGCTTCAGGTGTGCCATCTCATCATCACTCATTCAATCGCTGGCAAattgtgcgtgcgtgcgtgtgtgtgttgcattcataTCATGCTCTGTTACCATCATGCTTTCATTATGCTCCTCCTTCTGTGAACATTTTGAAGGTGAactaaaatgttcaaaattaCGAGCATCCTTCATCCGTGCATCCTGTCCCTCGTCTCCACAACGACGGGAGCAGAACAGCATGTGGCAGCCAGGAAATACGATGTTGTAGTGATAATATTCTGTCCGTGTCGTGTGTGTAGATCTAACGGCCTCTCCCACTCGTGGAGTGAAAGAATCCCAGATGCCAAACACATCTCGGACATCTGTGAAAATGGGCGACCGAGGAGCAACTCGTGGCAAGGTAACACACAAATCCCCTCTCGTAGATAAGAGGAAACAGCTGTGCTCCTCTTTCATGTAGGGGCCTCAAAAAGACGGGCTGCAATGTGCTTGCTTCCCAAAAACAAATGCAGGTAAAGGTAGCACACGTGTTAAATAAAGGGCAAGGAATCACTTCCTCTGTTGATCATTGTGGTGAATTTTATCTACAACTAATATGGATATAACGTGCCGTGAATCCTTTGTCAGAGCCACAATTAATGCCACCCTTTTCCTGAATTTAGGGCAAAGAAGGACATTGCAGCCCTATCTATAAATGTTCTCTTTTGCATTTAATCTATGTATGTAATTGTATATATTGGtattgaaagtgtgtgtttatgttgtttctCTCCAGGAAATCTAAGTGGTAATCGTAAGAAACTGAAAGGAAAGAAGTTCCGTGCCCGCTCTAACTCCACAGAGTAAGTCCCTTGTGGCAAGTCGGTCATGTTGTGAGGTCAATGAACAATGAACGTGGGACGTGCAGATAGGGAGGAGCTCTATTGGAAAATAGACTTAGCTCTTTTAAAGGATAAAGCTGgagttattctttatttttttatgtcaaaaaatcccatgaaaaaagaacaaaataattttttaGTCTCTGAACACttattttcctcccttttctgcTGCACTCAGTCCCAATCCcactggttcctactgaagatgtaaatcattaaaaatgGGCCACAgataaatagttttttttttttttttaaagggctAAATAATCTCATagaacagctgtgtgtttttgttttagcaAATTTTcctcaaacagagagaaataatgtatttgttgggaactattttcaccTTTGGATTAATACATGTTTGGTGCATCAGAGAGTATTTACAGCATtagactcaaaataaactacagtccctgtgtttttattagtgtttgAACAACATGGAGTGGAATAACTGATATCAGGCTTCACAAAGAGTATGTTCTAGTCAGATCTTCTtcttgttggttttgtttttctcatgagATTTATTGACAGCAAGTAAATAAAGAACATTGCTTTCTTTATCCTTTAAAGCTGAGGAAATGCTTCCCTCAAATTTAGTATCAGAGATAGAAGGAGGTGTGGAGAGTATGCTGCACAGGGCCTCACAAGCCAGTCACGTCACAAGAGGGCGAGACCACGATGCCTGTTGCAGTGTGAGCTCTCAGCTCTTGTCCGGCTTGTGAAGTCTTTTAAACTTTACTCACCGCCTACCtgagaacaaataaataatcatttgCATACATGCCTGTCGACTGTGAATGAACGATGTGCATCGGCTGCCGCCCAGCCTGCcgtgttggtttgtttgtggttCTGAGGGTCTTGGCGTATGAAATAGTCAGCAGCGCACCTCTTCTCGTCACAAGCATGAGACTGACTGAGCGGCGAGAAGCTAACTGCTTGGAATGACGTGACATGTAACCAATATGCAACTGAGCCTGTGACACGCGACACAGTTGTTTGTGATTTTCATGGTGCCGTTTTCATCTGAAACCTCACACAGGTCTGTCTGCCATCTTCTCACCATTTTCTCAATTGCATCTTGGTGTTTGTTCAGGATATcgttgctctgctctgctttcctaaaatatttcctcttcctctctcccctccccaaCACTTGCTTATTTCTGGAgatttttatcctttttaaatttactttccttccttccttttctctcttctcccctcccccctGTGTTGTGTCTATCActcccttcctccccttccCACAGGTATTTAACCCCTCGCTTCAAAACAGAGTTTTATGATGTAACTAAATGGGTAGAAGATGTGAATAGAAACACTCAAGGACCTTACCTTAGGTATTACCTCAGACCATGTCCTGTACCCCACACGCTTGTCTAAAAACCCCCTCACTTTTGGTTTGATTTGTGGCTTGGTCAAGGAAAGTAACATTTAACTCCAATCTGGTCTTTTTCTGTGGACgtttaaatgtaaaatttttAGAGAAAGTGTCATCGACAGCTGGCATGTTGCAACTTGGAGTTCCTAAAAGGGGTTAGTGCTGTGCATTAGAAATAGCTCAAAGGTTTTTCTGCTTTACAGTAACATATATCCCATTTTATGTCGTTCTTCCTTTTAGTTTGAGTGAAGACTAATTTCTTTTTGATCAgctgcactttttcttttcagcaaaCCATTCTGCTGTATTGACAATGGTTCTTACTGCCTGTGCTAGCCTTACAGTTATAATACAGTCATGCTCTTCCTAATTTCTCCTTATTCCCTTCTTTGCTTCTCCCCCTCAGTCTCTTGTTGCCtctgcatgttgtgtgttgttctgtcagtgagtgtctgtgtgtcggCCCCGCCTCGCTCCCAGTGACCTCACATCACGTCAGCGTGATGTCGCTGCCGAGCCAAACGTTTTGGCCGCCGCGCTGACATCATCGCTGCGCTGCTGTGACGAACTGTAAGCCACCGCTCCGACCGTGTCCAGAGGTCTTTAGATAATCACAAGCGCCAGCGGCAAGGTTTCCTCGACAACAACCAGGAAGCTCGTGGGCTCCATAGAGCGCCGGCCCCATGTCAACACCCCTACTGTTCACTTCACTTCTACGAGCTAGACGTCACCAAACAGCAAGTTGTGATCTATAGACCTTCCCTGTGTCCAGGGGCACATTCCTGCTCCTACTGGAGGATAGAAACAGTCCAGAAGAATGGTGGGATGTGGAGGTTTCTGGGAGCCCTGGTTCCAGAGATAAAACTACTTTTTCTCACTGACAGTTTTAGGTGATTGACTTAAATCAGCAAAAAAATGCTCCTGATTGAAATGTCTGTGTAGGAAAGTGGCAGCTGCTTAGAAAACTGGATGTAAAAAAAGGTACATGACAGGACTGGGTACAAACCACTGTACATGACTACTGCACTAAGTAAACAATCTTAAAATGCTGTTGCTAATGGCACCAGTTATAATAGCGTTTGACTCTTGTAGAACATGCCATTATAATATATTGAGTTTTTTTATGATGGCAGTGTTGAGATATACAGGAAACATGGGGGATTTTCTTATCTGAAAGGAGGAGCTGAGGGTGGAGGGCGTTGTCT
Above is a window of Chelmon rostratus isolate fCheRos1 chromosome 8, fCheRos1.pri, whole genome shotgun sequence DNA encoding:
- the adam22 gene encoding disintegrin and metalloproteinase domain-containing protein 22 — protein: MRLTMRPRWWISLLCVYGLMHVGHQSSPNAQNGDALSSLKALRDAGRFVGKEDTVPLRLLYSRHNHSQIAQDELSTRVKASSGSAQVNHVAQVSFQVDAFGRKFILDVELNHDLLSSGYVERHLSEKGRTVVTSGGEHCYYQGKVRDIPHSFVALSTCHGLHGMFFDGNHTYMIEPGGRGSSDGGVRVHMIYKSAGQEGFNDLLNGDLPEPPFPSPPFPGSKVVHRRTKRQASHVTRSVEDETKYIELMVINDHLMYKKHRLSVGHTNNYAKSVVNMADMIFKEQLNTRIVLVAMETWSADNKFNIDEDPMVTLKEFMKYRKDFIKEKCDSVHLFSGNRFHSSWGGASYMGGVCSLTKGGGVNEYGKTDEMAITLAQSLGQNIGIFSDKKRILNGECKCDDRWSGCIMDDVGFYLPKRFSDCNVEEYHNFLNSGGGACLFNKPLKLLDPPVCGNGFVEPGEECDCGSPAECAREGGTCCNKCTLTQGSKCSDGLCCNNCQMEFMGVVCRDAVNDCDIPENCTGNSSQCPQNVHKMDGYTCEKDQGRCFNGRCKTKDRQCKYIWGEKATAADKFCYEKLNIEGTEKGNCGKDKDTWIQCNKQDVHCGYLLCSNISPAPRLGELQGGLTSFSVARHSASLDCSGAHVLIDGDTDLGYVEDGTACGTDRVCFNHKCLPIQQFNFSTCPGTTDKTVCSGHGVCSNELKCVCYLGWAGEDCNSTSPLSYLVVGPTASVSGITSTNIIVGAIIGSILFLALILAVTAWCYKSYKQRRYVESEVQRRFCRQMPPGDYVTKPGDADSFYSDMPPGVSTNSGCSSKKRSACLSHLQICTLSFTPSIPSISQNISLFGFRSNGLSHSWSERIPDAKHISDICENGRPRSNSWQGNLSGNRKKLKGKKFRARSNSTETLSPAKSPTSSTGSIASSRRYPYPMPPLPDDQRKANRQSARLWETSI